The following proteins come from a genomic window of Paenibacillus spongiae:
- a CDS encoding response regulator transcription factor, with protein sequence MAVVIRNSIQEITLQLLQFIHSATKKSASCGVIVAPCANMNQKTLEQAKMLMSQNDASHSVQLFYDVPNQVLCAVLDGGTMGSTHYASLVLKDFLHNQHLLQGQLIVSSFPESGNPTESAIAKFIQQAIQSKGNEGDIHFFSEANAATSVLIVDTDDVVREFIKIRLELKGYRVYEAKDGQEAYNIFVRILPDLVITELNLPIMDGYQLIRQIGRNDANEGKVIVLTDKQLSGNMSRAYESGAADYVTKPLSISELEWKIKRLTTNN encoded by the coding sequence ATGGCCGTTGTGATTCGCAACAGCATTCAGGAAATCACGCTGCAGCTTTTACAATTCATACATTCGGCGACCAAGAAGAGCGCTTCGTGCGGAGTCATTGTGGCTCCTTGCGCGAATATGAACCAAAAAACGCTCGAGCAGGCGAAAATGCTTATGAGCCAAAACGATGCCTCTCATTCGGTCCAACTTTTCTATGACGTTCCGAATCAGGTTCTGTGCGCTGTTTTGGACGGCGGGACCATGGGCAGTACCCATTATGCGTCTCTGGTATTAAAAGATTTTCTCCACAATCAGCATCTGCTGCAAGGGCAATTGATTGTATCCAGCTTTCCGGAGAGCGGAAACCCGACCGAGTCTGCGATCGCGAAATTCATTCAACAGGCGATCCAGAGCAAAGGGAACGAAGGAGACATTCACTTCTTTTCGGAGGCCAATGCTGCGACGTCCGTACTTATTGTCGATACCGACGATGTCGTTCGCGAATTCATCAAGATCCGACTGGAGTTAAAGGGGTATCGCGTGTATGAGGCCAAAGATGGACAAGAGGCTTACAATATATTCGTTCGAATATTGCCGGATCTGGTCATTACCGAATTGAATTTGCCTATCATGGATGGATACCAACTCATCCGACAGATTGGGCGTAATGATGCGAATGAAGGCAAGGTGATCGTTTTGACGGATAAGCAGCTCTCGGGAAACATGAGTCGCGCTTATGAGTCAGGGGCTGCCGACTACGTGACCAAGCCGCTTTCGATCTCTGAATTGGAATGGAAAATTAAGAGATTGACTACCAACAATTAA
- a CDS encoding ABC transporter permease — translation MSVTKEQLLALPHAESQAPIRSEKKSAWISIWRQRYLYVMLLPAIVYYVLFHYLPLYGATIAFKDFNIMKGILGSPWAGFKHFEYLFALDKFWEVIGNTLIISFSRLLVGFPFPLIVALLLNEVRLAVFKKSVQTIIYLPHFISWVILGGLMYNVLSLDDGVINNLIKSLGGNPIGFMTDEKYFRSTMVFSMVWKEFGWNSIIFMAALAGVNPQLYEAATLDGANRWQKIVSITLPCIRNTIAILLILRLGNIMEAGFEQIFVLYHPGVYSVADIIDTYVYRIGLAEGRFSLAAAIGLFKSLINFILLVIANRITRMMGEQGVY, via the coding sequence ATGTCGGTGACCAAAGAACAGCTGCTTGCCTTGCCACATGCGGAATCTCAAGCACCAATAAGAAGCGAGAAAAAGTCGGCGTGGATATCGATTTGGCGTCAACGCTACTTATATGTCATGCTGCTTCCGGCGATTGTTTATTATGTCTTATTCCACTATTTGCCCCTGTACGGCGCCACGATCGCATTTAAGGATTTCAATATTATGAAAGGGATACTAGGCAGTCCATGGGCAGGTTTCAAGCACTTCGAGTACTTATTCGCCTTGGATAAATTTTGGGAGGTAATCGGAAACACGCTCATCATCAGCTTTTCCAGACTTCTCGTTGGTTTCCCGTTTCCCTTGATTGTCGCGCTGCTCTTAAACGAGGTGAGACTTGCGGTATTCAAGAAGAGCGTGCAGACCATTATCTATCTTCCGCATTTCATCTCGTGGGTCATATTGGGTGGGCTCATGTACAATGTTCTGTCGCTAGATGACGGCGTGATCAACAACTTGATCAAATCGCTTGGCGGCAACCCCATTGGATTCATGACCGATGAGAAGTACTTTCGCTCCACGATGGTGTTTTCGATGGTATGGAAGGAGTTCGGGTGGAATTCCATCATCTTCATGGCTGCATTGGCCGGCGTGAATCCGCAATTGTACGAAGCCGCTACGCTGGACGGGGCTAACCGCTGGCAAAAAATAGTGTCGATCACGCTCCCGTGCATCCGCAATACGATCGCCATCCTGCTGATTCTAAGGCTCGGAAACATTATGGAAGCCGGGTTTGAACAAATATTCGTCTTGTACCATCCGGGCGTTTATTCGGTAGCCGACATCATCGACACGTATGTGTACCGAATCGGTTTGGCGGAAGGCCGTTTTAGTCTTGCTGCCGCGATCGGGCTGTTTAAATCATTGATCAATTTTATATTGCTCGTGATCGCCAATCGAATTACGAGAATGATGGGTGAACAGGGCGTTTATTAG
- a CDS encoding TauD/TfdA dioxygenase family protein: MPATDRPLQTPERGIHRTYQLRRLPDNQEEQPYMLFNVKPLGPIIGAEIAGVDLSQPVSPELHNELNRALLEWKVIFFRDQAITSQQQQDFARLWGELETHPFLPPGDTQDVVRFISDKQRRGGANNWHSDVSWRLEPAFGAVLRLIEVPPLGGDTLWVDAAAAYDNLPDEIKERIDGLQAVHDFTHNFGRRLSPEQLAVKQQEFPAAIHPVVRTHPETGRKTLYVNSDFTSYIIGLEPEESEQLLQVLFQQFLTPEYQVRFHWEPNSIAFWDNRATQHYATSDYYPHRRVAERVAIHGDRPY; this comes from the coding sequence ATACCAGCAACAGACAGACCGCTTCAAACGCCTGAACGAGGCATCCATCGCACCTATCAATTGCGTCGTCTGCCGGACAATCAAGAAGAACAGCCTTACATGCTGTTTAATGTTAAACCGCTCGGTCCAATCATCGGGGCAGAAATTGCAGGCGTCGACTTGAGTCAGCCTGTCTCACCAGAGCTTCATAACGAACTGAACAGGGCTCTTCTGGAATGGAAAGTGATTTTTTTCCGCGATCAAGCGATCACCAGTCAGCAGCAGCAGGACTTCGCCCGGCTTTGGGGAGAGCTTGAGACTCACCCGTTTCTCCCTCCAGGCGATACACAGGATGTCGTCCGGTTCATCTCCGACAAGCAAAGGAGGGGCGGGGCAAACAACTGGCATTCCGACGTGTCTTGGCGGCTCGAGCCTGCGTTCGGAGCCGTACTGCGATTGATCGAAGTTCCACCGCTTGGCGGCGATACGCTCTGGGTCGATGCGGCGGCCGCTTACGACAACTTGCCGGATGAAATCAAGGAGCGTATCGATGGTCTCCAAGCCGTTCATGATTTCACCCATAATTTCGGCCGGCGTCTGTCGCCGGAGCAATTGGCCGTTAAACAGCAGGAATTTCCGGCAGCCATACATCCGGTCGTTCGAACTCATCCCGAGACAGGCCGTAAAACGCTATATGTCAATTCTGATTTCACCTCATACATCATCGGCCTTGAGCCGGAGGAAAGCGAGCAGCTGCTGCAGGTTTTGTTTCAACAGTTTCTCACTCCCGAATATCAGGTGCGCTTCCATTGGGAGCCGAACTCCATCGCCTTCTGGGATAATCGTGCCACTCAGCACTATGCCACATCGGACTATTACCCTCACCGGCGCGTCGCTGAACGAGTCGCCATTCACGGAGACCGGCCGTATTAA
- a CDS encoding TauD/TfdA dioxygenase family protein, whose product MSEKNVYNDTDKGIEIHPIAGRIGAEISGVRLSADLEESELAIIREAILKYKVVFFRAQSHLDDAGQEAFASLLGEPVPHPTVYSKKGSQYLLELDSSRGGGTNSWHTDVTFDVAYPKYSILRGVVIPAAGGDTVWANTAAAYQNLPAELRSLVDRLWALHTNDFDYAARHNLEETDKDPARYQDGGFVSSVIEAEHPLVRVHPETGERTLVLGHFVKKIIGLSSVDSAQLFSLLQNHITQIENTVRWRWSVGDVAIWDNRATQHYGVLDYGDQHRVVRRVTINGEVPVSVDGRQSVHVRKVKPDHVTNAS is encoded by the coding sequence ATGAGCGAGAAGAACGTGTATAACGATACGGACAAGGGCATTGAAATTCATCCCATAGCCGGCAGAATCGGTGCGGAAATAAGCGGGGTACGCCTTTCGGCGGATCTGGAGGAATCGGAGCTTGCTATCATTCGCGAAGCTATATTGAAATACAAAGTTGTTTTTTTCCGTGCTCAATCCCATCTGGACGACGCTGGACAAGAGGCGTTTGCCAGCCTTCTGGGAGAGCCGGTACCTCATCCGACGGTCTATTCCAAAAAGGGTTCGCAATACTTGCTGGAGCTTGATTCCTCCAGAGGCGGCGGCACAAACTCCTGGCATACCGACGTCACATTCGACGTGGCCTATCCGAAATATTCGATCCTGCGCGGCGTTGTCATTCCGGCGGCAGGCGGAGATACCGTGTGGGCGAACACGGCGGCCGCCTATCAGAATCTCCCTGCGGAATTGCGCAGCCTAGTCGATCGTCTCTGGGCGCTCCATACCAATGATTTTGACTATGCAGCCCGGCATAATCTGGAGGAGACCGACAAGGACCCTGCCCGTTACCAGGATGGCGGCTTTGTATCGTCTGTGATCGAAGCCGAGCATCCGCTCGTCCGGGTACATCCCGAAACTGGCGAGCGTACGTTAGTGCTTGGCCATTTCGTCAAAAAGATTATCGGTCTCTCTTCAGTCGACTCTGCTCAATTGTTCTCGCTCTTGCAAAACCATATCACGCAAATTGAAAATACCGTGCGATGGAGATGGTCCGTCGGCGACGTCGCCATCTGGGATAACCGCGCCACGCAACATTACGGCGTCCTCGATTACGGTGATCAGCATCGCGTCGTGCGCAGGGTTACCATAAACGGCGAAGTGCCGGTAAGCGTGGACGGCCGCCAAAGCGTTCATGTAAGGAAAGTGAAGCCGGATCACGTAACCAACGCTTCCTAA
- a CDS encoding nucleotide sugar dehydrogenase yields MHYNILKENLQNKTAKVGVVGLGYVGLPLAMEMVKGGFTVYGIDSDNRKVESLLDGESYIQDVTGSVVADSVGNGKFVPTSRYETIRELDTISICVPTPLSENQDPDTSFIVSVVDEIKKYIKKGTLIVLESTTYPGTTEELIQFELEALGLTAGRDFFLCFSPERVDPGNPNYNTYNTPKVIGGTTEKCKELGVTLYNNVVKTVVPVSSPKVAEMSKLLENTFRSVNIAFVNELAMMCDRMAIDVWEVIRAASTKPFGFMPFYPGPGIGGHCIPLDPMYLSWKAKEFRFYSKFIELAQSINDNMPEYVLNKTAQVLNVYAKSIRNSKVLLLGMSYKPDIDDLRESPGLEIYELFKKSGAKVEYYDPYATSFKDEHGHIVHTVKYDPEAFSEYDCMVLITNHRSFSYHELAEMGVPIIDTRNAFADIKSDNIHKLGTGINQKVVKVLVGA; encoded by the coding sequence ATGCACTACAACATTTTAAAAGAAAATCTGCAGAATAAAACGGCGAAGGTGGGCGTCGTCGGTCTGGGGTATGTAGGATTGCCGTTAGCGATGGAAATGGTGAAAGGCGGTTTTACCGTTTATGGCATTGATTCGGATAACCGTAAAGTAGAGTCCCTTCTTGATGGAGAGTCCTATATTCAAGACGTAACAGGTTCTGTGGTGGCCGATTCCGTGGGCAACGGGAAATTTGTGCCAACCAGCCGATACGAAACCATTCGGGAATTGGATACGATCAGCATTTGCGTACCGACTCCACTCAGCGAAAACCAAGATCCGGACACTTCCTTTATCGTGAGCGTTGTTGATGAGATCAAGAAATATATCAAGAAAGGAACCTTGATCGTCCTTGAGAGCACGACGTATCCTGGAACGACGGAAGAATTAATTCAATTTGAGCTTGAGGCTCTGGGATTAACGGCAGGCCGGGATTTCTTCCTATGCTTCTCGCCGGAACGCGTGGACCCGGGTAATCCCAACTACAATACGTACAATACGCCCAAGGTCATTGGCGGGACTACCGAGAAATGCAAAGAGCTAGGGGTAACGCTTTACAATAACGTGGTCAAAACCGTCGTTCCGGTTTCTTCTCCTAAAGTAGCGGAGATGTCAAAGCTGCTTGAAAATACGTTTCGAAGCGTCAATATCGCTTTCGTCAACGAATTGGCCATGATGTGCGATCGAATGGCCATCGACGTGTGGGAGGTCATTCGAGCTGCTTCTACGAAACCGTTCGGATTCATGCCCTTTTATCCGGGGCCGGGAATCGGCGGTCACTGCATTCCGCTGGATCCGATGTATTTGTCTTGGAAAGCCAAAGAATTCCGTTTCTATAGCAAGTTTATCGAATTGGCCCAATCCATTAACGATAATATGCCGGAATATGTGTTGAACAAAACGGCTCAAGTCTTAAATGTATATGCAAAATCGATCCGCAACTCGAAAGTATTGCTATTAGGCATGTCCTATAAGCCGGATATCGACGATCTGCGAGAATCTCCCGGCTTGGAAATCTATGAATTATTCAAAAAAAGCGGTGCGAAAGTCGAATATTACGATCCGTATGCGACTTCGTTCAAAGACGAGCATGGTCATATCGTTCATACGGTAAAATACGATCCAGAAGCATTTTCGGAGTATGATTGCATGGTGTTGATCACCAATCACCGAAGCTTCAGCTATCATGAGTTAGCGGAGATGGGCGTTCCGATCATTGATACGCGCAATGCTTTTGCAGATATTAAGTCGGATAACATTCACAAGCTGGGAACCGGAATCAATCAAAAAGTTGTGAAAGTTCTTGTTGGTGCTTAA
- a CDS encoding copper amine oxidase N-terminal domain-containing protein: MKKWLICMLIIALSAAVIVPAVLAASQVQVIVDGQLVAFPDEPPYVDRKSNRTMVPARFVSEKLGAKMKWDGKSNQVTFSYKDKTIVLTIGQNHAQVNGKAVTFDTPAVIKNNRTMIPLRFISEIFQAQVEWNAKRNQAVVKTSKIPKGTWIWDSSIIEKDQDKILSFASDHDVTAIYLQINRDIAPKVYKDFVRSANEKQIKVEALAGRPEWGFKTNQDQIKKFIEWTLQYNASVGSKERFDGLHFDIEPYLLDEWKTNKKMVLENWIHNLRFIDDKTKGSGLKVTLDVPYWLNSVKVPNTDYSFSAWLLEKFDCLVIMDYRNHALGKNGIVENAIAMLREASILNKQVIVAVETAKNTESDRTSFYSKSVDFMEQELRTAHQKLSRYASYAGMAIHDYKSWVAMGGKAK, from the coding sequence ATGAAAAAATGGCTAATCTGTATGTTGATTATAGCCCTAAGCGCAGCTGTCATTGTACCCGCTGTTCTTGCTGCTTCCCAAGTCCAAGTCATCGTGGATGGGCAGCTTGTGGCTTTCCCGGATGAACCTCCGTATGTCGATCGCAAATCCAACCGTACGATGGTACCGGCTAGATTCGTATCCGAAAAACTGGGTGCAAAGATGAAGTGGGATGGAAAATCAAACCAAGTGACTTTCTCGTATAAAGACAAAACGATCGTCTTAACGATAGGTCAAAACCATGCGCAAGTGAATGGTAAGGCGGTAACTTTCGATACGCCGGCGGTGATCAAAAATAACCGTACGATGATTCCGCTTCGTTTTATCAGCGAAATCTTTCAAGCTCAAGTGGAGTGGAATGCGAAACGCAATCAGGCCGTCGTGAAAACATCGAAAATTCCCAAAGGTACGTGGATTTGGGATAGCAGCATCATCGAAAAGGATCAAGATAAAATATTAAGCTTTGCGAGCGATCATGATGTGACGGCCATTTACCTTCAGATTAATAGGGATATTGCGCCTAAGGTGTATAAAGATTTTGTTCGAAGCGCCAACGAAAAGCAGATCAAAGTGGAGGCTCTGGCGGGCCGTCCCGAATGGGGTTTTAAGACGAACCAGGACCAAATTAAGAAATTTATTGAATGGACCCTGCAATACAATGCGTCCGTTGGATCGAAAGAACGCTTTGATGGCCTGCATTTTGATATTGAACCTTATCTCTTAGACGAATGGAAAACAAATAAGAAGATGGTTCTTGAAAATTGGATACATAATTTGAGATTTATAGATGATAAAACCAAAGGAAGCGGCTTGAAGGTCACGTTAGATGTCCCTTATTGGCTTAATAGCGTTAAGGTACCCAATACCGATTATAGCTTTAGCGCATGGTTATTGGAGAAGTTCGACTGCCTGGTGATCATGGATTATCGCAATCATGCATTAGGGAAGAACGGGATCGTCGAAAATGCCATTGCCATGTTGAGAGAAGCATCCATTCTTAACAAGCAAGTGATCGTTGCAGTGGAAACCGCTAAAAACACAGAAAGCGATCGAACTTCGTTTTATTCCAAAAGTGTAGATTTCATGGAACAAGAGCTGCGAACCGCCCATCAAAAACTTTCTCGATATGCCAGTTATGCTGGAATGGCTATTCACGACTACAAAAGTTGGGTCGCAATGGGCGGAAAAGCCAAGTGA
- the glmM gene encoding phosphoglucosamine mutase: MGNYFGTDGVRGVANGKLSPELVFRLGRFGGYVLTRNNQGTRPKIVIGRDTRISGEMLEAALVAGLLSIGADVIRVGVISTPGVAYLTKLRGADAGVMISASHNPVEDNGIKFFGGDGFKLSDEMEAEIESLLDTDEDRIPRPIGADVGAVQDDPEGGQAYIAYLKSTVHHRFEGLKVVVDCANGAASMLAPQLFRELGADTVVLAHQPDGLNINKDCGSTHPEAVQQAVLEHRAHLGLSFDGDADRLIAVDEKGTIVDGDHILFILAGFMKNNRRLNNNTVVSTVMSNLGFYKALEKNGVKAKQTKVGDRYVLEEMVQGGYNLGGEQSGHIVMLDYNTTGDGMLCAIQLMDVMKSVSEPLSRLAGCMTKYPQLLVNVQVEDKSKLEGNQKIEEAIRSVEKKMGGSGRVLVRPSGTESIVRVMAEGPNEQELASFVDLIVDVVKDELVFSLV; this comes from the coding sequence ATGGGAAACTATTTTGGTACGGATGGGGTACGAGGCGTAGCAAACGGGAAGTTAAGCCCTGAATTGGTATTTCGATTAGGCCGATTCGGTGGATATGTGTTGACTCGGAATAATCAAGGGACCCGCCCTAAAATCGTAATCGGACGGGATACCCGCATTTCGGGTGAAATGCTTGAAGCGGCACTTGTTGCAGGTTTATTATCGATCGGTGCCGATGTTATACGTGTAGGAGTCATCTCTACGCCAGGCGTGGCGTACTTGACGAAATTAAGGGGAGCGGACGCAGGGGTGATGATTTCCGCTTCTCATAATCCTGTGGAGGATAACGGGATTAAATTTTTTGGAGGCGACGGATTTAAGCTGTCGGATGAAATGGAAGCGGAGATTGAATCGCTCCTTGATACGGATGAGGATCGGATTCCTCGCCCGATTGGTGCCGATGTGGGTGCGGTACAGGATGATCCCGAAGGCGGGCAAGCCTATATCGCTTATTTAAAGTCCACGGTTCATCATCGCTTCGAAGGGCTCAAAGTGGTCGTGGATTGTGCCAATGGGGCGGCTTCGATGCTCGCACCCCAGCTTTTCCGCGAATTGGGTGCGGACACGGTTGTACTGGCCCATCAACCGGACGGGTTGAATATTAACAAAGACTGCGGCTCTACGCATCCTGAAGCGGTTCAACAGGCTGTTTTGGAACATCGGGCCCATTTGGGCCTATCCTTTGACGGGGATGCGGATCGGCTCATTGCCGTCGATGAGAAGGGAACCATCGTTGATGGGGACCACATCCTCTTTATCCTGGCCGGATTCATGAAGAATAATCGTCGACTGAATAATAATACGGTGGTCTCCACGGTGATGAGCAACCTGGGCTTCTATAAGGCGCTGGAGAAAAACGGAGTGAAGGCCAAACAAACCAAAGTCGGGGATCGCTATGTATTGGAGGAAATGGTACAAGGCGGATATAACCTGGGCGGGGAACAGTCAGGTCATATCGTGATGCTGGACTATAATACAACTGGTGACGGCATGCTGTGCGCGATCCAGTTGATGGATGTGATGAAGTCCGTATCCGAGCCTCTAAGCAGGCTTGCCGGGTGCATGACCAAGTACCCGCAGTTGCTGGTGAATGTTCAAGTCGAGGACAAATCGAAGCTGGAAGGGAATCAAAAAATCGAAGAAGCCATCCGATCCGTAGAGAAGAAGATGGGCGGGAGCGGAAGAGTGCTGGTTCGCCCTTCAGGCACGGAATCGATTGTGCGAGTCATGGCAGAGGGTCCGAATGAGCAAGAGCTTGCAAGCTTTGTAGATCTTATTGTCGATGTCGTTAAGGATGAATTGGTATTCAGTCTGGTTTAA
- a CDS encoding phosphotransferase family protein: MIPISQHEIPHVLLNKLGVINKIAFPRQGYTSDVGIIDSAKGTVVLKRTKGKPYSEWLRRESYILECLAQTHLRVPQVYQFMQHEDDNDDIQSWLLMECLRGETLRSVLTYENDSAARYKIIYDFGRCLRELHSTPCPEGLKQSGLWLDYMLKQAEYNLEHYEVDGNPALLEKINTQKPKDIGQTLIHGDFTIDNVLVHEGRISGVIDWSGGAYGDPRYDVSLAIRPKPNIFQSVKDRSAFHEGYGAKVISSEEYDYYVEGLNAFF; the protein is encoded by the coding sequence TTGATCCCCATTTCCCAACATGAAATCCCACATGTGCTGCTAAATAAATTAGGTGTTATAAATAAAATCGCATTCCCTCGGCAGGGGTATACCTCTGATGTCGGAATAATTGATTCTGCGAAAGGAACTGTTGTATTAAAAAGAACGAAGGGGAAACCATATAGCGAATGGTTGAGAAGAGAATCGTACATTTTAGAATGTTTGGCCCAAACCCATCTTCGCGTACCTCAAGTCTATCAATTTATGCAGCATGAAGATGATAATGATGATATACAGTCTTGGCTGCTAATGGAATGTTTGAGAGGGGAAACCTTGCGCAGCGTCCTGACCTATGAAAATGATTCGGCGGCGAGGTACAAGATTATTTACGATTTCGGAAGATGTTTAAGGGAACTCCATTCAACGCCATGTCCGGAAGGTCTTAAGCAAAGCGGACTTTGGCTGGATTATATGCTCAAACAAGCGGAGTATAATTTGGAGCATTATGAGGTTGATGGAAATCCGGCATTACTTGAAAAAATAAATACTCAGAAGCCCAAAGATATCGGGCAAACCCTCATTCATGGCGATTTTACCATTGATAATGTCTTAGTGCATGAGGGCCGGATATCAGGAGTTATTGACTGGAGCGGCGGAGCCTACGGAGACCCTCGTTATGATGTATCCTTAGCCATTCGGCCGAAGCCTAATATTTTTCAATCCGTTAAAGACCGCAGCGCTTTCCATGAGGGATATGGCGCAAAGGTCATTTCCAGTGAAGAGTACGACTATTATGTAGAGGGTCTCAACGCTTTCTTCTAA
- a CDS encoding carbohydrate ABC transporter permease yields the protein MRLLRRQGLTFDVINYSFLAFLAFITLYPFWDSFIVSIIPMGEYLSSSLHLYPKSVTFEAYTYLLSMKELWNSYGVTLIITVAGTLINMLLTIMAAYALSVEELKGRRIMMFFIVFTMLFSGGVIPTYIIIKDLGMMNSLWALMIPSAINTYNLIVLRSFFQSIPSELEQSAKIDGCSEMGVLFRIVIPLSLPGIATITLFYAVAHWNEFFNAIFYISDKSRYPLQLFLRGMLFENESTYSGGGDSPYLLGPAIKMAALMVATIPILLIYPFFQKHFAKGAMLGAVKE from the coding sequence GTGAGACTACTAAGACGGCAAGGACTTACATTCGATGTGATCAACTATTCGTTTCTCGCTTTTCTGGCTTTTATTACGTTGTATCCATTTTGGGATTCGTTTATTGTTTCCATTATCCCGATGGGGGAATATCTAAGTTCGAGTTTACATCTTTATCCCAAAAGCGTGACGTTCGAAGCTTACACTTATTTATTGTCCATGAAGGAGCTGTGGAATTCGTACGGCGTCACTCTGATCATTACAGTCGCAGGCACATTGATCAATATGCTGCTGACGATTATGGCGGCCTATGCGCTCTCCGTGGAGGAATTAAAAGGCCGCAGGATCATGATGTTCTTTATCGTATTTACGATGCTGTTCAGCGGAGGCGTGATTCCTACTTACATCATCATTAAAGATTTGGGCATGATGAACTCGCTGTGGGCGCTCATGATTCCCAGTGCGATCAACACGTACAATCTGATCGTATTGCGAAGCTTCTTTCAATCGATTCCGAGTGAGCTGGAGCAGTCCGCCAAAATAGACGGCTGCAGCGAGATGGGCGTCTTGTTCCGGATCGTAATTCCGTTGTCTCTTCCTGGCATAGCGACGATTACGTTGTTTTACGCGGTTGCCCATTGGAATGAGTTTTTTAACGCCATCTTTTATATTTCGGATAAAAGCCGTTACCCGCTTCAGCTGTTTTTGCGAGGCATGCTGTTCGAGAATGAATCTACTTACTCGGGCGGCGGAGACAGCCCATACCTGTTAGGGCCTGCGATCAAGATGGCTGCGCTGATGGTCGCGACAATTCCGATCCTGCTCATCTATCCGTTCTTCCAAAAACATTTCGCTAAGGGGGCGATGCTGGGCGCTGTGAAGGAATGA
- a CDS encoding SF0329 family protein, whose product MSWSKLKQQLESFLSPALYGRVEYRATGYRYLPDKAGLCYIAVDKKNVLNMSDATTLIRWYQTELEIKNDSTIQIPIHNEEIEAVRKDTKGKVPEDRLKVMARSRKISEYAKELLSAQSSLSKSNFIVVANKFLSSSIEESIESKDILLNILALVDRRVGKKRILNMTEKMKLKHPIVQYFYELRLSTL is encoded by the coding sequence ATGTCCTGGAGCAAATTGAAGCAGCAGCTGGAGAGCTTTCTCAGTCCAGCGTTATATGGAAGGGTCGAATACCGTGCAACCGGCTACCGTTATTTACCTGATAAAGCAGGACTTTGTTATATTGCGGTAGATAAAAAGAATGTGCTCAATATGAGTGATGCAACGACCTTAATCAGATGGTATCAGACGGAGCTGGAAATTAAGAATGATTCAACTATCCAAATTCCTATTCACAATGAAGAAATTGAAGCGGTCAGAAAAGATACCAAGGGGAAGGTTCCGGAGGATCGTCTAAAAGTAATGGCAAGAAGTAGAAAAATATCAGAATATGCAAAGGAGCTTTTGTCAGCACAGTCATCATTAAGTAAATCAAATTTCATCGTTGTAGCTAATAAGTTTTTATCCAGTTCTATAGAGGAAAGCATAGAGAGCAAGGATATCTTATTGAATATTCTAGCTTTGGTGGACAGGCGGGTTGGTAAAAAGCGAATTTTAAACATGACCGAGAAGATGAAGTTAAAGCATCCAATTGTGCAGTATTTTTATGAACTACGGCTTAGTACGTTATAA
- a CDS encoding PadR family transcriptional regulator, translating into MISSDVIRGYNDTMILYMLLDGESYGYEISKNIRQLTREKYVMKETTLYSAFSRLEKNGYIESFYQDESLGKRRTYYRITPLGLAYYREKCEEWKVTQEVVNQFIREW; encoded by the coding sequence TTGATCAGCAGTGATGTTATACGTGGCTACAATGATACGATGATCCTCTATATGCTGCTGGACGGGGAGTCCTACGGGTACGAGATTTCCAAAAATATTAGGCAGCTGACGCGGGAGAAGTACGTCATGAAGGAGACAACGCTGTATTCCGCCTTCTCCCGGCTGGAGAAGAACGGGTACATTGAATCCTTTTACCAGGATGAGAGCCTCGGCAAGCGGCGCACGTATTACCGGATTACCCCGCTGGGTCTCGCCTATTACAGGGAGAAATGCGAGGAATGGAAGGTTACGCAAGAGGTTGTAAATCAATTTATCAGGGAGTGGTGA